The genomic window ATAGGTCGAATCCATCGCGATAATCTTCATCAATGCTTTCTCGGCAGAGTCATTTTTCAGATCAATATACAACTGCGCCATGTTGATCTGCGCCTCGATATAGGTCGGATCAATACCCAACGCTCTGCGGAAGTATTGAAGTGCATTGTATTTGTGATGTGTCTTCGAGTACATAAAAACCAGCCCCATACCATTGTACGAGGCTGCAGAATTTGCATATCTCATCCCATTTCGGAAGGCTTTTTCAGCCTGTTTCAGATCGCCAGCCGAGAAATAAGCGTATCCGAGTTTGACCCACAGGCTGCCATCTTTTGGCGTACGCTCAATCGCCTTCTCAAGTTGGCTCAGTGAATCGGTCTCCGCCTGCGATAACTTTTCATCTGCCGATACCGCACTTACATGGCTCGTCAGGAGGCAAACGGCAAGCGTCACAATGGATATAAATGAGAGTAAATAACACATCGCCTATAACTCCTGAGCATGTCAATAAAGGATTCTGACTAAAACGGTAGTATATACACCATCAAGTGTCAAGAATGTATTGTGACGAGTGCATCCGTGCCAAAATCTCATGTTTCCACACAAAAATAATAGAGCGGCAAGTCTCTTCAACCCACTGCTCTGCGATATGCTTAATCGGCCATCTTTTTTTGTGCTGCGTTCAACCACCATCATCCAAACGCCTGGGCGGAGACACCAACGCCATACCCCGGGCATAAGCCCAATGTCGAGCGGCTTTGGCGAGTTTGGGATTGCCAGACGCGAGCATTGCGCTGGCCATACGCTCATCGCCTTCGTGTTCCAGAGCCTGGACAAGAGCGGAAGTTGCAAATGCGGAATACTCGCGAATAAAAAATGGGTGCGCCGCTGCAATAACATCCAGTTCGCGTTCTCGCAAAGCGCGTTTCAACACCTCGACAACGCGATCGCCACCTATCTCAGAAAGCTTCATAGCCGCCGCAATGCGTTCCACCCCTTTGCCATTCTCAAATGCCGAAATCCACGCATCTATTTTCTCCTGCACATCGCGCCTATTGCGCCAATCTGGCTCAATATCCCGAAGTGCCCTCACCGCCATCTGCACATTCGCTCCCTTGCTCAACATCTCCACCAGCACAGGTACCACACGCGCATCCTTCAATGTGACAAGTGCCCAGGCCGCAGACCAGCGCACAAAAACCGAACTATCATTTAACGCTTGCGCCAGGGCATTCGTCGTTCGCAGGTCACCTATTTGTCCCAACGATTCTACAGCAGATCTTCGGACATGTATCCCCGGATGGCCCAACAAGCGGATCAAAGCATCTATCCCTCGCCTGTCATTTAAGACACCCAAAGCACGGGCAATAGACGCCATCATCTCCTCTCCAGATCGCCCCTGCAAATGCATCTCCCGATCTACCAGCGAGATCAGTAGCTCAACAGCACTCGTATCGCGCAATGCACCCAATGCTCGCGCTGCTGCTCCGCGAACATACCTGTCTTCTCCCACAACCACATGCCTCAACACACCTGCCGCGCGCATATCTCTCATTTTACCCAGCGACTGAATAGCCTGCCGACGCACATTGCGATCTCTATCTTCTGTTGCGACCAGCAATGTCTGCACTGCCCGCTGATCTTTTAAATCGCCCAAAAAACGCGCCGCAACCTTTCGCTCGTTATCATTGCCCTCTGTCACCCAGCGGCACCAGTG from Gemmatimonadota bacterium includes these protein-coding regions:
- a CDS encoding tetratricopeptide repeat protein, with translation MCYLLSFISIVTLAVCLLTSHVSAVSADEKLSQAETDSLSQLEKAIERTPKDGSLWVKLGYAYFSAGDLKQAEKAFRNGMRYANSAASYNGMGLVFMYSKTHHKYNALQYFRRALGIDPTYIEAQINMAQLYIDLKNDSAEKALMKIIAMDSTY
- a CDS encoding HEAT repeat domain-containing protein; its protein translation is MIKGKMYVWLIFALMLSGCSRGIDEYVRQSRHVDVDVRVYGVEKLGKSGQLDAVPHLIQALKDEKARVRLAAIDALGMLKDRRATKVLIPFLQDKRAVLALAAVEALGQIGNLTAVEALVAVVQAEVPVLRLAAIDALGQIGDSTAVDLLCSQMQSEISQVRWVSAVALGRIGSPRAIGPLANLLGDEEMRQTVLFALDQIDKNWRARPEVEMAVERFQRDLMQDDMLGDKQAVIRFRALEGLNAVVPDWREKDWAEELVIHWCRWVTEGNDNERKVAARFLGDLKDQRAVQTLLVATEDRDRNVRRQAIQSLGKMRDMRAAGVLRHVVVGEDRYVRGAAARALGALRDTSAVELLISLVDREMHLQGRSGEEMMASIARALGVLNDRRGIDALIRLLGHPGIHVRRSAVESLGQIGDLRTTNALAQALNDSSVFVRWSAAWALVTLKDARVVPVLVEMLSKGANVQMAVRALRDIEPDWRNRRDVQEKIDAWISAFENGKGVERIAAAMKLSEIGGDRVVEVLKRALRERELDVIAAAHPFFIREYSAFATSALVQALEHEGDERMASAMLASGNPKLAKAARHWAYARGMALVSPPRRLDDGG